A single genomic interval of Alteromonas sp. CI.11.F.A3 harbors:
- a CDS encoding 1-acyl-sn-glycerol-3-phosphate acyltransferase encodes MKKTIHHQLVGNKLPRKWPHWLSACGSFILTKRGWRVEGELINDKKVILAVAPHTSNWDFFIGILVVFALRININFFGKHTIFTPPLGYIVRKLGGIPIERSKAHGVVNNIVRQIQQSEEVVLALAPEGTRKGVFPWKTGFMYIAKEANIPIQLLGLDYATKTVVLGPIIDQIDDIEEQMQTIYAFYANVCAHYPKNCITS; translated from the coding sequence ATGAAAAAAACGATTCATCATCAATTAGTGGGCAATAAGTTACCACGCAAATGGCCGCATTGGCTAAGCGCCTGCGGCAGTTTTATTTTAACTAAACGAGGCTGGCGAGTGGAAGGCGAACTCATTAACGATAAAAAAGTGATATTAGCGGTAGCGCCACACACCTCAAACTGGGATTTTTTTATTGGCATACTGGTGGTATTTGCACTTCGCATTAACATTAACTTTTTTGGCAAGCACACCATTTTCACGCCCCCTTTAGGTTATATCGTTAGGAAGCTTGGCGGCATACCCATTGAGCGGAGTAAAGCACATGGGGTGGTGAATAATATTGTACGTCAGATACAACAAAGCGAAGAAGTAGTATTGGCCCTGGCTCCCGAAGGAACACGAAAAGGCGTATTCCCTTGGAAAACCGGTTTTATGTATATTGCTAAAGAGGCCAATATTCCCATTCAGCTGCTAGGGCTTGATTACGCCACGAAAACCGTTGTACTTGGCCCAATTATTGACCAAATCGACGATATTGAAGAACAAATGCAAACTATTTATGCGTTTTATGCTAACGTTTGCGCCCATTATCCAAAAAACTGTATAACCAGCTAA
- a CDS encoding aromatic amino acid transaminase: MFEVLPHLAPDPILGLSAAYREDLNSHKIDLGVGVYKDEQGNTPILTSVAKAQQLLLERETSKTYITPQGNQGYIDNMLTLLLGKSSPVLLADRVAAVQAPGGCGALRILSELLVRCNENAKVWVSDPTWANHIPLIGSAGLKIETYPYFDKASASIRFDAMMDTLRGVEKGDIVLLHGCCHNPTGADLTNAQWDEVLAVAKEREFLPFIDVAYLGFGEGLDEDAYGLRLLVENLPEVIVAASCSKNFGLYRERVGLAAIITADTNTRKIAQGQIQSIARGIYSMPPSYGGALVDIILSDESLNQEWVNEVDEMRNRMKSLRAMLVKNLHDNGSPKDFSFVNDQKGMFSFLCITPEQVREVREKHSVYFVDSSRVNIAGINSENVETLAKALVSVL, translated from the coding sequence GTGTTTGAAGTATTACCCCATCTCGCCCCAGACCCAATACTTGGTTTGTCAGCTGCTTATCGTGAAGATTTAAATTCTCATAAAATCGACTTAGGTGTCGGTGTTTATAAAGATGAGCAAGGTAATACCCCTATTCTTACTAGCGTAGCGAAAGCGCAACAACTGTTGTTAGAACGCGAAACCAGCAAAACTTATATTACCCCGCAAGGTAATCAGGGTTACATCGACAATATGCTTACTTTGCTTTTAGGCAAGAGCAGCCCTGTATTGCTTGCTGACCGTGTTGCCGCGGTTCAAGCACCAGGCGGGTGTGGTGCGCTTCGCATTCTTTCAGAATTACTGGTTCGTTGTAACGAGAACGCTAAAGTATGGGTAAGCGACCCAACATGGGCTAACCACATTCCATTAATTGGATCGGCTGGTCTTAAAATTGAAACCTACCCGTACTTCGATAAAGCGTCAGCTAGCATTCGCTTCGATGCCATGATGGATACCCTTCGCGGTGTTGAAAAAGGCGATATCGTGTTACTTCACGGTTGCTGCCACAACCCAACGGGTGCAGATTTAACGAATGCACAGTGGGACGAAGTACTCGCGGTTGCTAAAGAGCGTGAGTTCCTACCTTTCATTGACGTTGCTTACTTAGGTTTCGGTGAAGGCTTAGATGAAGATGCATATGGCCTTCGTCTATTGGTAGAAAACCTACCAGAAGTAATTGTTGCAGCGTCTTGCTCTAAAAACTTCGGTTTATACCGTGAGCGTGTTGGTCTTGCTGCCATCATTACTGCTGATACTAACACTCGCAAGATTGCTCAAGGCCAAATTCAATCTATTGCTCGTGGTATTTATTCTATGCCACCTAGCTACGGCGGTGCCTTGGTTGATATTATCTTGTCTGACGAATCGCTTAACCAAGAATGGGTAAATGAAGTAGACGAAATGCGTAACCGCATGAAGTCTCTACGTGCCATGCTGGTTAAGAATCTACACGACAATGGTTCGCCCAAAGATTTCAGCTTCGTAAACGATCAGAAAGGCATGTTCTCGTTCTTATGTATTACTCCAGAGCAAGTACGTGAAGTGCGTGAAAAGCACAGTGTTTACTTCGTTGACTCTAGCCGCGTGAACATTGCGGGTATTAACTCAGAGAACGTTGAAACACTAGCGAAAGCCTTAGTTTCAGTATTATAA
- a CDS encoding YaiI/YqxD family protein codes for MHIWVDADACPSVIKDILFKAARRTGLPLSLVANHSMSVPPDKHITLTIVPSGFDAADDYIVEKIEAGDLVITGDIPLAADILAKNAKAMNTRGDEYDKSSIRAALTMRDFMDTMRSSGEHTGGPKAFSQRDKQNFANALDRMITAGTR; via the coding sequence ATGCATATATGGGTTGACGCAGATGCGTGTCCCAGTGTGATTAAAGACATTCTTTTTAAGGCAGCTCGACGTACCGGCCTGCCTTTGTCTTTAGTTGCTAATCATTCTATGTCTGTACCACCAGATAAACACATTACCCTTACTATCGTGCCCTCTGGTTTTGATGCAGCAGATGATTACATTGTTGAAAAGATAGAAGCCGGTGATTTGGTGATAACCGGAGATATTCCATTGGCAGCTGATATTTTGGCTAAGAATGCCAAAGCTATGAATACCCGAGGCGATGAGTACGACAAGTCGTCCATCCGCGCCGCGCTTACCATGCGAGATTTTATGGATACCATGCGTTCAAGCGGTGAACATACGGGTGGGCCTAAAGCGTTCTCTCAGCGTGATAAACAGAACTTCGCCAATGCGTTAGATAGAATGATTACCGCAGGCACGCGCTAG
- a CDS encoding SDR family oxidoreductase: MKNLFDLTGKVALVTGASRGIGESIARLLAQYGAHVIVSSRKIDGCEAVASSIRDAGGKATALACHVGEMEQITNAFAAIKSDFGKLDILVNNAAANPYFGHILDTDLGAYDKTVDVNIRGYFFMSIEAGKMMKEQGGGVILNTASVNGVTPGDMQGIYSITKAAVISMTKSFAKECGSLNIRVNALLPGLTDTKFASALTSNDQILKHALKVIPLGRVADPDEMAGTVLYLVSDASSYTTGTTVVVDGGMLA, translated from the coding sequence ATGAAAAACTTATTCGATTTAACTGGCAAGGTTGCGTTAGTAACAGGTGCTAGCCGCGGTATTGGTGAATCAATCGCTCGCTTGTTAGCGCAATATGGCGCACACGTTATCGTTTCTAGTCGTAAAATTGATGGCTGTGAAGCGGTTGCCTCGTCAATTCGCGATGCAGGTGGTAAAGCAACAGCACTTGCATGCCATGTTGGCGAGATGGAGCAAATTACGAACGCATTTGCTGCGATTAAAAGCGACTTCGGTAAGCTAGATATTTTAGTGAACAATGCCGCAGCTAACCCGTACTTTGGGCATATCCTAGATACCGATTTAGGCGCTTACGATAAGACAGTAGATGTGAACATTCGTGGTTACTTCTTTATGTCTATTGAAGCGGGCAAAATGATGAAAGAGCAGGGCGGCGGTGTCATTCTAAATACGGCGTCAGTTAACGGGGTAACACCTGGCGATATGCAGGGTATTTACTCTATTACGAAAGCTGCAGTTATTAGCATGACAAAATCGTTCGCGAAAGAATGTGGTAGTCTAAATATCCGTGTTAATGCGTTATTACCTGGATTAACCGATACCAAGTTTGCTTCTGCATTGACTTCAAACGATCAAATTTTGAAGCATGCGCTTAAAGTGATCCCACTAGGTCGTGTTGCTGATCCTGACGAAATGGCAGGTACAGTATTGTACTTAGTGTCTGATGCATCTAGCTACACCACAGGCACGACAGTTGTAGTTGATGGTGGTATGCTAGCGTAA
- a CDS encoding FMN-dependent NADH-azoreductase, giving the protein MTSILVVYSSLNGENSKSTELADYYLQSLEGDETSVTKVDVAELALAHLTGEEMQAWMTDASERTSSQKSLAAISDDLVAQLQAADEIVLAVPMYNFGIPSSLKAYFDRIARAGITFKYTETGPVGLLEGKQAKVFASRGGVYEGGDYDTQTPYLTHFLNFIGITDVKFVYAEGLSMGEDSANESIANAKAKIIELTQKNAD; this is encoded by the coding sequence ATGACGTCTATTCTTGTTGTGTATTCAAGCCTTAATGGCGAAAACAGTAAATCAACCGAGCTTGCTGACTATTACCTTCAGTCACTTGAGGGCGACGAAACATCGGTAACAAAAGTTGATGTAGCAGAACTTGCGTTGGCACATTTAACGGGTGAAGAAATGCAAGCGTGGATGACAGACGCTAGCGAGCGCACTTCATCACAAAAGAGTTTAGCCGCGATTTCCGATGATCTTGTAGCACAACTTCAAGCGGCAGACGAAATTGTACTGGCCGTTCCTATGTACAACTTTGGTATTCCTTCATCACTTAAAGCCTATTTCGACCGTATTGCACGGGCGGGTATTACCTTTAAATACACGGAAACTGGGCCGGTAGGCTTGCTTGAAGGCAAGCAGGCGAAGGTGTTTGCTAGTCGAGGCGGCGTTTACGAAGGCGGCGACTACGATACACAAACACCATACTTAACTCATTTTTTAAATTTCATCGGTATTACTGATGTGAAATTTGTTTATGCAGAAGGACTTAGCATGGGTGAAGACAGTGCTAATGAAAGTATCGCTAATGCGAAGGCTAAAATAATTGAACTAACCCAAAAAAACGCTGACTAA
- a CDS encoding S9 family peptidase — MQKFSSLVLASSIALLLSGCANTDSTTELNAKRSAAQSDTLSSRAPKSIRNEPIASYTPDIEQGPVQYSENGEITLKQIMADPQWLGRAPTNMGWSIDGSHIVYEREQPNSKLKDVYIASLDAADKSVKAPLSQLHQYKYDERVEREDGVIAYRFKDSVYVQFTNDEVVQLTRGGSFLSSLSFMTDGRLMALSGNSAIAINLTNGSREELVSWSFSDAPEPVAAPKDYIAEQQQSLIKYIAKKRKNREAKAKAQDTLAANNTSIAPDAFYFDKTHKLVGVSVSPKGNFAIVATTPDTPSRNDSDIMPHYIQEDSRIASKPVRRKVADAEPINHQLWLLDLANGEKSLLNYFSLPGYNDDVLAEVKAENAEAKGERYDVNRLPRPITLLSSWNWQKPSISWHKDGEQVAVMVEAWDNKDRWIATVDLDNQRLVNQHRLHDDAWVNYRFNSFGWFNNSETLYYQSEHSGYAHLYTQALGQAPKALTQGTFITDSPTLSNDDMWMYFTANSKHPGIFEVYRVKATGGEVEALTNLNGLTEYELSPDNTTLVLSHGKVSRPPELYVKAVDSTQAATKITDTVSDAFTAMPWAVPNVVAIPSSHTDAPIYARVYLPKNYQADKPLKAVVFNHGAGYLQNAHLGWSLYFREYMFNSMLVQQGYVVLDMDYRASAGYGRDWRTAIYRNMGTPEVQDLRDGVNWLVENANVDRNRIGTYGGSYGGFLTFMSMFNAPDLFAAGAALRPVTDWAHYNIGYTSNILNTPDVDPIAYERSSPIYFAEGLEKPLLINAPMVDDNVFFHDTVRLVQRLIELEKENFETAIYPVEPHGFVQPSSWLDEYRRIYKLFEENL; from the coding sequence ATGCAGAAATTTTCCTCACTTGTTTTAGCTTCTAGTATTGCGCTCCTGCTTAGCGGATGCGCCAATACAGATTCAACTACTGAATTAAACGCTAAAAGAAGCGCCGCCCAAAGTGACACCCTTTCATCTAGGGCACCTAAAAGTATCCGTAATGAGCCCATTGCTTCCTACACTCCCGACATTGAGCAGGGCCCTGTACAGTATTCAGAAAACGGTGAGATTACCTTAAAACAAATTATGGCAGACCCTCAATGGTTAGGCCGAGCGCCGACTAATATGGGGTGGTCAATTGATGGTAGCCACATTGTTTACGAAAGAGAACAACCTAACAGCAAGCTAAAAGATGTTTATATCGCGAGTCTTGATGCGGCAGATAAAAGTGTAAAAGCACCTTTATCTCAATTACATCAATATAAATACGATGAGCGGGTAGAACGTGAAGACGGTGTCATTGCTTATCGATTTAAAGACAGCGTTTATGTGCAATTTACCAACGATGAAGTGGTACAACTTACCCGTGGTGGCAGTTTTCTCTCGTCACTATCTTTTATGACTGATGGGCGTTTAATGGCGTTAAGTGGCAATAGCGCCATTGCCATAAACCTGACTAACGGTAGCAGGGAAGAATTGGTGAGTTGGTCATTCAGTGATGCACCAGAACCCGTAGCTGCGCCAAAAGATTATATTGCCGAGCAGCAGCAATCATTAATTAAATACATTGCTAAAAAGCGTAAAAATCGTGAAGCCAAGGCGAAAGCACAAGACACCCTAGCGGCAAATAACACTAGCATTGCACCTGATGCATTTTATTTTGATAAAACCCATAAGCTGGTGGGCGTGAGTGTATCTCCGAAAGGGAATTTCGCGATTGTGGCGACTACGCCAGATACGCCTTCCCGAAATGATAGTGACATTATGCCGCACTACATTCAGGAAGATAGCCGGATCGCCAGTAAGCCTGTACGTAGAAAGGTAGCTGACGCAGAACCCATAAATCATCAGCTTTGGCTTTTAGACTTAGCAAACGGTGAAAAGTCTCTATTAAATTACTTTAGCTTACCCGGCTATAACGACGATGTATTAGCCGAAGTGAAGGCTGAAAATGCAGAAGCTAAAGGTGAGCGTTATGATGTGAACCGCTTACCAAGACCTATTACTTTGCTGTCTAGCTGGAACTGGCAAAAGCCATCTATAAGCTGGCATAAAGACGGTGAGCAAGTTGCGGTAATGGTAGAAGCGTGGGACAACAAGGATCGCTGGATTGCCACGGTAGACCTCGATAACCAACGTTTAGTGAACCAACATCGCTTACATGATGATGCATGGGTAAACTATCGCTTTAACAGCTTTGGTTGGTTTAATAACAGCGAAACCTTGTACTATCAGTCCGAACACTCAGGCTATGCGCACCTTTATACGCAAGCGTTGGGTCAAGCCCCTAAAGCATTAACACAGGGGACGTTCATTACCGATAGCCCAACGTTGTCTAATGATGACATGTGGATGTACTTTACCGCGAACAGTAAACACCCTGGTATATTTGAAGTTTATCGTGTGAAGGCTACCGGCGGCGAAGTTGAAGCGCTAACTAATCTTAACGGTTTAACAGAGTATGAACTTAGCCCAGATAACACCACATTAGTGTTGAGCCACGGTAAAGTATCTCGCCCGCCTGAGCTTTATGTTAAAGCGGTAGATAGCACGCAAGCAGCAACTAAAATTACCGATACGGTTAGCGACGCGTTTACCGCTATGCCTTGGGCAGTGCCTAACGTGGTGGCCATTCCATCTAGTCACACCGATGCGCCTATTTATGCCCGTGTTTACTTACCGAAAAATTATCAAGCAGACAAGCCGCTAAAAGCCGTAGTCTTTAATCACGGTGCAGGTTATTTGCAGAATGCCCACTTAGGGTGGTCTTTGTATTTCAGAGAATACATGTTCAATAGCATGCTAGTGCAACAAGGGTATGTGGTACTTGATATGGACTACCGTGCCTCGGCAGGTTACGGGCGAGACTGGCGTACTGCTATCTACCGGAACATGGGTACACCTGAAGTACAAGATTTACGCGATGGGGTTAATTGGTTAGTAGAAAACGCCAATGTGGATCGTAACCGAATAGGCACATACGGGGGCTCTTATGGTGGCTTCTTAACTTTCATGTCTATGTTTAACGCACCGGATCTTTTTGCGGCTGGTGCAGCGCTTCGCCCAGTAACGGATTGGGCGCATTATAACATTGGGTATACGTCTAACATCCTGAACACCCCAGATGTTGATCCTATTGCTTATGAGCGCAGTTCACCTATCTATTTTGCAGAAGGACTAGAGAAGCCACTGTTAATTAACGCCCCCATGGTTGATGACAATGTGTTCTTCCATGATACGGTTCGATTAGTTCAGCGCTTAATTGAGTTAGAAAAAGAGAACTTTGAAACGGCTATTTACCCAGTAGAGCCACATGGCTTTGTGCAACCAAGTTCTTGGTTAGACGAATACCGCCGAATCTATAAATTATTCGAAGAGAACTTGTAG
- a CDS encoding NRDE family protein: MCILFIAVDQSQEFPLVIAANRDEFHARPTAASGFWENYSHVLAGRDLQANGTWTGVTRNGKVAALTNIRAPETIKTDAISRGGLVADWLVDEAMKQPTYLEALRANRHQYNGYNLVYGDVKSLAVYNNFEDTHARLTQGVYGLSNANLTTPWPKVTKGIASLTDYVSQNNQLDTEALFAILKDEDKASDHALPNTGIGYEWEKRLSSIFIQSPEYGTRTSTLLLVDSHQRIHWYERTFNARGDVVGNQHFTIG, encoded by the coding sequence ATGTGCATATTGTTTATTGCAGTAGACCAAAGTCAGGAATTCCCTTTAGTTATTGCAGCAAATAGAGATGAATTTCACGCTAGACCCACTGCTGCGTCTGGGTTTTGGGAAAATTACTCACATGTGCTTGCAGGCCGTGATTTGCAAGCAAATGGCACATGGACGGGCGTTACGCGTAACGGGAAAGTGGCCGCATTAACCAATATTAGAGCCCCAGAAACGATTAAAACTGATGCTATTTCTCGCGGCGGGTTAGTAGCAGATTGGCTTGTCGATGAGGCAATGAAACAGCCCACCTACCTAGAAGCATTACGTGCAAACCGGCACCAGTATAACGGTTACAATCTGGTTTATGGCGATGTAAAATCACTCGCGGTATACAACAACTTCGAAGACACCCACGCTAGGTTAACCCAGGGTGTTTATGGATTATCCAATGCGAACTTAACGACACCTTGGCCAAAAGTCACCAAGGGAATAGCGTCGTTAACCGATTACGTGAGCCAAAATAACCAGCTTGATACTGAGGCACTTTTCGCGATTTTAAAAGACGAAGACAAAGCATCTGATCATGCACTGCCCAATACAGGCATTGGGTATGAATGGGAAAAACGTTTGTCGTCTATTTTTATCCAATCACCAGAATATGGTACTCGTACTTCTACCCTGCTTCTTGTCGATAGCCACCAGCGAATACATTGGTATGAACGTACCTTTAATGCGCGCGGTGACGTGGTAGGTAACCAACATTTTACCATTGGTTAA
- the rrtA gene encoding rhombosortase, whose protein sequence is MMSLPVSPKYSVGPLILALCAIVAFFFEPLSGEWLAYDRFAIQGLETWRLLSGNIVHTNGYHLLLNLSGLTLLWALHGEHYRIGRFLKVFVWCSLGTSAGLYLFSEDLIWYAGLSGALHGIFVWGALMDIMNKMRSGWILLGGVALKVVYEQISGSSAQVAALIDAKVAIDSHLFGAVSGLIIFTLMWLTAKKR, encoded by the coding sequence ATGATGTCACTACCGGTCTCACCTAAGTATAGCGTAGGCCCACTTATTTTAGCGCTCTGCGCTATCGTCGCTTTTTTCTTTGAACCACTTTCTGGTGAGTGGTTAGCCTACGATCGTTTCGCCATTCAAGGGCTTGAAACATGGCGCTTATTGTCTGGCAATATTGTGCATACCAATGGTTATCATCTGCTACTTAATTTATCTGGGCTTACTCTACTATGGGCGCTACACGGCGAACACTACCGAATTGGTCGTTTCTTAAAAGTGTTTGTATGGTGCAGCTTAGGCACCAGTGCCGGCCTTTATCTGTTTTCTGAAGATCTGATTTGGTATGCGGGGCTATCTGGTGCGCTGCACGGTATTTTTGTATGGGGCGCGCTAATGGATATTATGAATAAGATGCGCTCTGGTTGGATTTTACTAGGCGGTGTTGCGCTAAAAGTGGTTTATGAACAAATATCGGGCAGTAGTGCGCAGGTGGCTGCACTGATTGACGCCAAAGTCGCCATTGATTCGCACTTATTCGGTGCGGTAAGTGGATTGATCATCTTTACACTTATGTGGTTAACCGCTAAGAAACGATGA
- a CDS encoding enoyl-CoA hydratase — MSLILIEKKNGILTITINRPEKKNALTREMYQSMADALFSIENDDSIKTVLFRGEGDCFTSGNDISDFAGRKEGDDVNESAAFMRGLINCKVPVVAQVHGVAVGIGTTMLLHCDFIYAETNTRFVLPFINLGLVPEFASSYLLPKMAGHIKASEWLMLGEPFGTEDACQFGLITGSYSADELSEKVASVCKKLVAKPSFALMQTKSLLKNDVESTHHYMDIEFDVFGQAMDSEAAREAFDAFLSKRPINSEKFK, encoded by the coding sequence ATGTCTCTAATTTTAATTGAAAAGAAAAACGGGATCTTAACGATCACCATCAATCGCCCAGAGAAGAAAAACGCCTTAACTCGAGAAATGTATCAGAGCATGGCTGATGCATTATTCAGTATTGAAAATGACGATAGCATTAAGACAGTGCTGTTTCGTGGTGAAGGTGATTGTTTCACTTCAGGTAACGATATCAGTGATTTTGCAGGGCGCAAAGAAGGAGATGATGTTAACGAGTCAGCCGCATTCATGCGTGGGCTAATTAACTGTAAAGTGCCGGTGGTAGCGCAAGTCCATGGCGTGGCTGTAGGTATAGGCACTACCATGCTTTTACACTGTGATTTCATCTACGCAGAGACAAACACCCGATTTGTTCTACCATTCATCAACTTAGGTCTTGTTCCTGAATTTGCGTCGAGTTATCTTCTTCCTAAAATGGCAGGTCACATAAAAGCCAGCGAGTGGTTGATGCTAGGCGAACCTTTTGGCACAGAAGATGCCTGTCAGTTTGGGTTAATTACCGGTAGCTACTCTGCCGATGAATTAAGCGAGAAAGTGGCATCAGTATGCAAAAAGCTGGTGGCAAAGCCCTCATTTGCATTGATGCAAACCAAATCACTGTTAAAGAATGATGTGGAATCTACCCATCACTATATGGATATTGAGTTCGACGTGTTTGGTCAAGCAATGGATTCAGAGGCAGCGCGAGAAGCGTTTGATGCGTTTTTGTCAAAACGTCCGATCAATTCGGAGAAATTTAAATAA
- a CDS encoding glucose 1-dehydrogenase: MVASNVEGKHILITGGGSGIGAASAKTLCERGALVGVADLNIDAAEALVHELKETGGNAYAVKVDVTEPAEVNAMFEAAFSQQAKLDVIINNAGIDHFPAPLTEVDDAMFMKNIQVNLAGVWYCMKNALKHMTVNGGGHIINIASVAGLRSAPMISAYSASKHGVIGLTKSAAVEYARANIRINAVCPSFVDTPMVQGVLSKLDERGQKAMVGANPMKRLGKPEEIANAIAWLCSDESSFMTGQSVVLDGGMLA; encoded by the coding sequence ATGGTGGCATCAAACGTAGAAGGGAAACATATCCTTATTACCGGTGGCGGTTCAGGTATTGGCGCGGCTTCGGCCAAAACCTTGTGTGAGCGCGGGGCATTGGTCGGTGTTGCCGATTTGAATATAGATGCTGCTGAAGCTTTAGTGCATGAGCTCAAAGAAACGGGCGGTAATGCCTATGCAGTAAAGGTGGATGTGACCGAGCCTGCAGAAGTGAATGCCATGTTTGAAGCGGCGTTTTCACAGCAAGCTAAGCTCGATGTAATCATCAATAACGCAGGTATAGACCATTTTCCAGCACCCCTTACTGAAGTAGACGATGCCATGTTCATGAAGAACATTCAGGTGAATCTTGCGGGCGTGTGGTATTGCATGAAAAATGCGCTTAAACATATGACGGTCAATGGTGGTGGTCATATCATCAACATTGCGTCGGTGGCTGGCTTACGCTCAGCGCCTATGATCAGTGCTTATAGTGCATCTAAACACGGTGTTATTGGCCTAACTAAATCGGCAGCGGTGGAATATGCTCGAGCCAATATTCGCATCAATGCGGTGTGTCCAAGCTTTGTTGATACGCCGATGGTGCAGGGCGTGTTGTCTAAATTAGACGAGCGCGGCCAAAAAGCTATGGTGGGTGCAAACCCCATGAAGCGTCTAGGTAAACCTGAAGAAATAGCGAATGCGATAGCATGGTTGTGTAGTGACGAGTCTTCATTCATGACAGGGCAATCGGTAGTACTTGATGGCGGCATGCTGGCCTAA
- a CDS encoding cystathionine gamma-synthase family protein: MSKQGFTTRQVHADRLLNTPEHGGVHTSTSNSVLFEFSDAQGIIDAFQGKRAAHVYSRSSSPSVAALQNMLNDLEGGLGALCFSTGMSAISSTLFSLLKAGDHLIVSQYLFGNTRSFFDTLADYGVQITFADVTDIQNVKEAYLPNTKGVYTETVANPVTQVADLRAIGQYCEERNILFMVDNTMTPPPLFYAKELKASLIFCSLTKYISGHGNVLGGAVIDTGLFNWKGFGNIKSAYQVADEAQWGLTQIKKKGLRDLGATLAPQSATAIALGMETLSLRLSRACENSQKLAMFLDNHPKVKHVFYPGLASHPQHFMAREQLKRGYGAILSFTLIDDIDPVQFLNALELVICATHLGDNRTLALPVAPTIYFENTAEEREAMGVSDTMIRISVGIEDTDDLINDFTNAFDRKYAAE, translated from the coding sequence GTGTCAAAACAGGGATTTACAACCCGGCAGGTTCACGCAGATCGTTTGCTCAATACTCCAGAGCATGGCGGCGTGCATACCAGCACTTCTAATTCTGTACTTTTCGAATTTTCTGATGCCCAAGGTATCATTGATGCTTTTCAGGGCAAACGTGCAGCTCACGTCTATTCGCGCTCATCATCTCCGTCGGTTGCCGCATTGCAAAATATGCTTAACGACCTTGAGGGCGGCTTAGGGGCGTTGTGCTTCTCAACAGGTATGTCTGCCATTAGCAGTACCTTGTTTTCGCTTTTAAAAGCGGGCGATCATCTTATCGTTAGCCAATATCTGTTTGGGAATACGCGAAGCTTCTTCGATACACTTGCCGATTATGGCGTACAGATTACCTTTGCTGATGTAACGGATATCCAAAACGTTAAAGAAGCGTATTTGCCGAATACGAAAGGGGTCTATACTGAAACGGTAGCTAACCCGGTCACCCAAGTTGCCGACCTACGTGCTATCGGTCAGTATTGCGAAGAGCGTAATATCTTGTTTATGGTAGATAACACCATGACACCGCCACCGCTTTTTTATGCTAAAGAATTAAAAGCCTCGCTAATATTTTGCTCACTGACTAAATACATTTCTGGTCACGGTAATGTGTTGGGCGGTGCTGTTATTGATACCGGCCTGTTCAATTGGAAAGGCTTTGGAAACATTAAAAGCGCTTACCAAGTTGCCGATGAAGCCCAATGGGGTTTAACCCAAATTAAGAAAAAAGGGTTACGAGATTTAGGCGCCACACTGGCCCCTCAGTCTGCAACCGCTATCGCGTTAGGTATGGAAACGTTAAGTTTGCGCCTTAGTAGAGCGTGTGAGAATTCACAGAAACTTGCGATGTTTTTAGACAACCACCCCAAAGTAAAACACGTATTTTACCCTGGGCTGGCAAGTCACCCGCAGCACTTTATGGCGCGAGAGCAGTTAAAAAGAGGCTATGGGGCTATTCTTAGCTTTACCCTTATTGATGATATTGACCCAGTTCAATTCTTAAATGCCCTAGAGTTGGTAATTTGCGCTACGCACTTAGGTGATAACCGTACGCTGGCATTGCCTGTTGCTCCAACGATTTACTTTGAAAATACAGCAGAAGAGCGTGAAGCCATGGGCGTTTCAGATACCATGATAAGAATATCGGTAGGTATTGAAGATACCGACGATCTTATTAATGATTTCACGAATGCCTTTGACCGCAAATACGCAGCAGAATAA